A region of Streptomyces deccanensis DNA encodes the following proteins:
- a CDS encoding response regulator transcription factor: MTKAPGTVLVVEDEESIADVLAIALRYHRFEVMTAGTVREALALAERTRPDVALLDVMLPDGDGRALGKRLRADRSDLALVFLTARDSPAEIVGALGFGDDYITKPFNIDEVVARITAVLRRTRPADVLPQRPPLTYGDLELDETTYSVHRAGRTVELTPTEYALLRFLVRNRGRIVSKEQLLHHVWRYEHAPAESTVVETYISYLRRKLDTLGSPVITTRRGVGYGLA, translated from the coding sequence ATGACGAAGGCTCCTGGCACCGTGCTGGTCGTGGAGGACGAGGAGAGCATCGCGGACGTCCTCGCCATCGCCCTGCGCTACCACCGTTTCGAGGTGATGACGGCGGGCACCGTCCGCGAGGCGCTGGCACTCGCCGAGCGCACCCGGCCCGACGTGGCGCTGCTCGACGTGATGCTCCCCGACGGCGACGGCCGCGCCCTGGGAAAGCGACTGCGCGCCGACCGGTCCGACCTGGCGCTCGTCTTCCTCACCGCGCGCGACTCGCCCGCGGAGATCGTGGGCGCCCTCGGCTTCGGCGACGACTACATCACCAAGCCGTTCAACATCGACGAGGTGGTCGCCCGGATCACGGCCGTCCTGCGCCGTACGCGTCCGGCCGATGTGCTGCCGCAGCGCCCGCCGCTGACCTACGGCGACCTGGAGCTGGACGAGACGACGTACTCGGTGCACCGCGCCGGCCGCACCGTGGAGCTGACGCCCACCGAGTACGCGCTGCTGAGATTCCTGGTGCGCAACCGCGGCCGCATCGTGTCGAAGGAGCAACTTCTGCACCACGTCTGGCGCTACGAGCACGCGCCGGCCGAGTCGACCGTGGTCGAGACCTACATCAGTTATCTGCGCCGCAAGCTCGACACGCTCGGGTCGCCGGTGATCACGACCCGGCGGGGCGTGGGATACGGACTGGCATGA
- a CDS encoding HAMP domain-containing sensor histidine kinase: MRHAFFTALDEKGKPLTVGGFTPTAQQSALAGAVGDPAALVKDDEPHDVRVAGSPYRVTAARLDDGTTVLLATSTGTLHDVLTKALKVGLVFGALLLALLGCLTMFGVSRRLRPLQDMVETSSAIAEGDLTRRVPSSPHPAQEVEQLRLALNSMLQQVESAYRTRERSAAQLRRFVADASHELRTPLSAIRGYHQLFDKGMLREPAERERAWDRMTGEADRMGRLVDELLTLARLDQSPELRFRNVDLARLVRDAAEDLRAQQPDRPVTVDADGSLLVHADESGLRQVLGNLIGNVRTHTPADVPVRLTVERTDGAVRLCVADEGPGLTEEDASRVFDRFFRAGGGGGSGLGMAIVQGVVRAHGGEVEVHTTPGKGLKATVTLPHLRARGTAQATTTNAHP, from the coding sequence GTGCGGCACGCGTTCTTCACGGCCCTGGACGAGAAGGGGAAGCCGCTGACCGTAGGCGGTTTCACGCCGACCGCCCAGCAGAGCGCGCTCGCCGGCGCCGTCGGCGACCCGGCCGCACTGGTCAAGGACGACGAACCGCACGACGTCAGGGTGGCGGGCTCCCCCTACCGGGTCACGGCGGCCCGACTCGACGACGGTACGACCGTGCTGCTCGCCACTTCGACCGGGACGCTGCACGACGTCCTCACCAAGGCCCTCAAAGTCGGCCTCGTCTTCGGCGCACTGCTGCTGGCTCTGCTCGGCTGCCTGACGATGTTCGGTGTGAGCCGCCGGTTGCGGCCGCTGCAGGACATGGTGGAGACCTCGTCGGCGATCGCCGAGGGCGACCTGACGCGGCGTGTCCCTTCCAGCCCCCACCCGGCGCAGGAGGTCGAACAGCTCCGGCTCGCCCTCAACTCCATGCTCCAGCAGGTCGAGTCGGCGTACCGGACGCGCGAGCGCAGCGCCGCCCAGCTGCGCCGTTTCGTCGCCGACGCCTCGCACGAGCTGCGCACACCGCTGTCCGCGATCCGGGGTTACCACCAGCTGTTCGACAAGGGGATGCTGCGCGAACCGGCCGAGCGGGAGCGGGCCTGGGACCGGATGACCGGGGAGGCCGACCGCATGGGCCGCCTCGTCGACGAGCTGCTCACCCTCGCCCGCCTCGACCAGAGCCCCGAACTCCGCTTCCGCAACGTCGACCTGGCGCGTCTGGTCCGTGACGCCGCCGAGGACCTGCGCGCTCAGCAGCCCGACCGCCCGGTGACCGTCGACGCGGACGGCAGCCTCCTCGTCCACGCCGACGAGTCGGGGCTGCGCCAGGTGCTGGGCAACCTCATCGGCAACGTCCGCACCCACACCCCCGCCGACGTCCCGGTCCGGCTGACCGTGGAACGCACCGACGGTGCCGTACGCCTGTGCGTCGCGGACGAGGGCCCGGGCCTCACCGAGGAGGACGCCTCCCGCGTCTTCGACCGCTTCTTCCGCGCGGGAGGGGGCGGGGGCAGCGGTTTGGGGATGGCGATCGTGCAGGGGGTCGTACGAGCCCACGGTGGCGAGGTGGAGGTACACACGACTCCCGGCAAGGGCTTGAAGGCAACGGTCACACTCCCTCACCTGCGGGCGCGGGGAACCGCGCAAGCGACCACCACCAACGCACACCCGTGA
- the ligD gene encoding non-homologous end-joining DNA ligase has product MDPLPVLAPMLASTGNLPLPGGDEQWAVETKQDGQRALAFLPGDGTVTIRSRGGHAVTAAYPELHGLPAALGGRSAVLDGEIIATDADGRPDFELLQSRMGLARKPDRAARLALRVPVHLVVFDVLYLDGRDLTSRPWTERRRALTGLGLHGPAWSVPAAVVDHAAGALRATREAGLEGVIAKRLTSPYRPGVRSPDWIKIKNVRTTDAVIGGWVPGTGRLAGLPGAVLLGELRDGPLRYIGSVGTGWSDRERRRLADLLAVAAWTTCPFTPAPKVAGARWVLPRLVAEITYTTRTRAGYLRHPSWHRLRPDLTPGDSPEANR; this is encoded by the coding sequence ATGGACCCGCTTCCCGTCCTCGCACCCATGCTCGCCTCCACCGGGAATCTGCCGCTGCCCGGCGGCGACGAACAGTGGGCGGTGGAGACCAAGCAGGACGGCCAGCGCGCCCTGGCCTTCCTGCCCGGCGACGGCACGGTGACGATCCGCTCCCGGGGCGGGCACGCGGTCACCGCCGCCTATCCCGAGCTGCACGGCCTGCCCGCCGCGCTCGGCGGCCGGTCGGCGGTGCTGGACGGGGAGATCATCGCCACGGACGCGGACGGCCGCCCCGACTTCGAACTCCTTCAGTCCCGCATGGGCCTGGCGCGCAAGCCCGACCGCGCCGCCCGCCTGGCGCTGCGGGTCCCCGTGCACCTGGTGGTGTTCGACGTGCTCTACCTCGACGGCCGGGACCTCACCAGCCGGCCCTGGACCGAACGCCGCCGGGCCCTGACCGGCCTCGGCCTGCACGGACCGGCCTGGTCGGTGCCCGCGGCCGTCGTCGACCACGCCGCAGGCGCACTCCGGGCGACCCGGGAAGCCGGGCTGGAGGGCGTGATCGCGAAACGGCTCACGTCGCCCTACCGGCCGGGCGTACGTTCCCCCGACTGGATCAAGATCAAAAACGTGCGGACCACCGATGCCGTCATCGGCGGCTGGGTACCCGGCACCGGCCGGCTGGCCGGACTGCCCGGCGCCGTCCTCCTCGGCGAGCTCCGCGACGGCCCGCTGCGCTACATCGGTTCGGTCGGCACCGGCTGGAGCGACCGCGAACGCCGCCGGCTCGCCGACCTGCTCGCGGTGGCCGCCTGGACCACCTGCCCCTTCACCCCCGCCCCCAAGGTGGCCGGAGCCCGCTGGGTCCTGCCCCGTCTCGTCGCCGAGATCACCTACACCACCCGCACCCGCGCCGGATACCTGCGCCACCCCTCCTGGCACCGGCTCCGTCCCGACCTCACCCCCGGCGACTCGCCTGAGGCCAACCGCTGA
- a CDS encoding vanadium-dependent haloperoxidase, which produces MTQRPLAGSFTGSFRGLRRIAALTVLALTVPLTATTAQAHSGVEAAPGNPVIAWNIHAQSAIYDTAKQSPTTSTRSFAIVQGAVYDAVNAVAGRPYEPLVSAPRSRPGSSTAAAVAAAAHDTLLWLFPAQAESLNARYEEALAAIPDGRAEDGGVAVGRAAAAAMTESRRADGFDPTAPWTVGTEPGQYRLTPPGYVNVGAWVPNLKPFVVPDAGAYRVKPPPALTGTAWARDLNEVKSLGAATSTVRTEDQTEAAIWWDDPRMVEWSITRQLAGAHHLGSLRTARLLAMVYVASADTLIACYKAKAHWNFWRPVTAIPLAGTDGNAATDPDPDWTPLRVTAPSPEYPSGHACFTTAVMTALGSFFGRDDLTFAAYSPASGTTRHYDSLRAATAELLEARVWAGVHYRFASEHGHRLGLAVTSDVLSRAFERR; this is translated from the coding sequence GTGACACAACGTCCGCTCGCCGGATCATTCACCGGATCATTCAGAGGGTTACGCCGTATCGCGGCCCTCACCGTACTCGCCCTGACCGTCCCACTGACGGCCACCACCGCCCAGGCGCACAGCGGCGTGGAGGCTGCCCCGGGCAATCCCGTCATCGCCTGGAACATCCACGCTCAGAGCGCCATCTACGACACCGCCAAGCAGTCGCCCACCACCAGCACCCGCAGCTTCGCCATCGTGCAGGGCGCCGTGTACGACGCGGTCAACGCCGTCGCCGGCCGTCCGTACGAGCCCCTGGTCAGCGCGCCCCGCAGCCGCCCCGGGTCCTCCACCGCCGCGGCGGTCGCCGCGGCCGCCCACGACACGCTGCTGTGGCTCTTCCCCGCGCAGGCCGAGTCGCTGAACGCCCGGTACGAGGAGGCGCTGGCCGCGATCCCCGACGGCCGCGCCGAGGACGGCGGGGTGGCCGTCGGCAGGGCCGCCGCCGCGGCGATGACCGAGAGCCGCCGTGCCGACGGCTTCGACCCCACCGCGCCGTGGACCGTCGGCACCGAGCCGGGCCAATACCGGCTCACCCCGCCCGGCTACGTCAACGTCGGCGCCTGGGTGCCGAACCTGAAACCGTTCGTCGTCCCCGACGCCGGCGCCTACCGGGTCAAGCCCCCGCCGGCCCTGACCGGTACCGCCTGGGCCCGCGACCTGAACGAGGTCAAGAGCCTCGGCGCGGCCACCAGCACCGTCCGCACCGAGGACCAGACCGAGGCGGCGATCTGGTGGGACGACCCCCGGATGGTCGAATGGTCGATCACCCGGCAACTCGCCGGCGCGCACCACCTGGGCAGCCTCCGGACGGCGCGGCTGCTCGCCATGGTGTACGTGGCCTCCGCCGACACCCTGATCGCCTGCTACAAGGCCAAGGCGCACTGGAACTTCTGGCGCCCGGTGACGGCCATTCCGCTCGCCGGCACCGACGGCAACGCGGCCACCGATCCCGACCCGGACTGGACGCCGCTGCGGGTCACCGCCCCGTCGCCGGAGTACCCGTCGGGCCACGCCTGCTTCACCACGGCGGTCATGACGGCCCTGGGGTCGTTCTTCGGCCGTGACGACCTCACGTTCGCCGCGTACAGCCCCGCCTCCGGCACGACCCGCCACTACGACAGCCTTCGGGCGGCGACGGCCGAACTCCTGGAGGCGCGCGTCTGGGCCGGCGTGCACTACCGCTTCGCCTCCGAGCACGGGCACCGGCTCGGGCTGGCGGTCACCTCCGACGTCCTGAGCCGCGCCTTCGAGCGGCGCTGA
- a CDS encoding glycoside hydrolase family 43 protein produces MPAVLSRLAAILVAACLLFTAQVVTAPQRAAAADPGYLMTHFIGEGSTGQQMYFSYSADGLNWTDLNGGGMTLRSTVGTRGVRDPALVRSPDGSKYWIIATDLCIDCGQTWSSSINDGSRSLVVWESSDLVTWSAPWLLNVAGAIPDGRNAWAPEAIWDPAGNNYVLYWATNKPLNGATKHRIYYARTTDFRSITTPQIYIERPGTQEIIDTQIVEVPSGVGNYRYVRASGDGQITLEGSNSILGTWTNLGNLSGIGLTGSQVEGPMWMKFRDRNEWTLYLDQYAAGRGYMPVSTTNPSATGTYQLPTSGTYSLGGNKKRHGSILSLTAAEDARIQARWANTPAQRLQSFNFQDRYVRHANFDVRIDQNVTNDDAKFRPRPGLAGSGTVSFESVNFPGYYLRHSNYDFQLAYNDGTAQFAADATFRQVAGLADSSWSSFQSYNHPDRYIRHYAYQLKLEPITTATGRGDATFRLTS; encoded by the coding sequence ATGCCCGCGGTTCTCTCCCGGCTGGCGGCGATACTCGTCGCCGCCTGCCTGCTCTTCACCGCCCAAGTCGTGACCGCACCTCAGCGGGCCGCCGCCGCCGACCCGGGTTACCTGATGACGCACTTCATCGGAGAGGGGTCGACCGGTCAGCAGATGTACTTCTCGTACAGCGCGGACGGTCTGAACTGGACCGATCTCAACGGCGGCGGGATGACCCTGCGCTCCACCGTGGGCACCCGCGGCGTGCGCGACCCCGCACTGGTCCGCTCGCCCGACGGCAGCAAGTACTGGATCATCGCGACCGACCTGTGCATCGACTGCGGGCAGACGTGGAGTTCGTCCATCAACGACGGCAGTCGCAGTCTTGTGGTGTGGGAGTCGAGCGACCTGGTCACCTGGTCGGCGCCGTGGCTGCTCAACGTCGCCGGCGCGATCCCCGACGGACGCAACGCCTGGGCGCCGGAAGCGATCTGGGATCCGGCCGGCAACAACTATGTCCTGTACTGGGCGACGAACAAGCCCCTCAACGGCGCGACGAAGCACCGCATCTACTACGCCCGCACCACCGACTTCCGCTCCATCACCACCCCGCAGATCTACATCGAGCGCCCCGGCACCCAGGAAATCATCGACACCCAGATCGTCGAGGTCCCCTCCGGCGTCGGCAACTACCGCTACGTGCGCGCCTCCGGCGACGGCCAGATCACCCTTGAGGGCAGCAACTCGATCCTCGGCACCTGGACCAACCTCGGCAACCTGTCCGGCATCGGCCTGACCGGCTCCCAGGTCGAGGGTCCGATGTGGATGAAGTTCCGGGACCGCAACGAGTGGACGCTCTACCTCGACCAGTACGCGGCCGGAAGGGGATACATGCCGGTCTCGACGACCAACCCGTCCGCCACCGGCACCTACCAGCTCCCGACGTCGGGCACCTACTCCCTGGGCGGCAACAAGAAGCGCCACGGCTCGATCCTGAGCCTGACGGCCGCAGAGGACGCCCGGATCCAGGCGCGCTGGGCGAACACCCCGGCCCAGCGGCTGCAGTCCTTCAACTTCCAGGACCGCTACGTGCGGCACGCCAACTTCGACGTGCGCATCGACCAGAACGTCACCAACGACGACGCCAAGTTCCGGCCCCGACCGGGCCTGGCCGGCTCCGGCACCGTCTCCTTCGAGTCGGTCAACTTCCCCGGCTACTACCTGCGGCACTCCAACTACGACTTCCAGCTGGCCTACAACGACGGCACCGCCCAGTTCGCCGCGGACGCCACCTTCCGTCAGGTCGCCGGACTCGCCGACTCGTCCTGGTCCTCGTTCCAGTCGTACAACCACCCCGACCGCTATATCCGCCACTACGCCTACCAGTTGAAGCTCGAACCGATCACCACCGCGACGGGACGCGGTGACGCAACCTTCCGTCTGACGAGCTGA